Sequence from the Candidatus Aenigmatarchaeota archaeon genome:
AATCCAGCCCCTTCTCCTGAAGTATGCTATCATAGTCCCGGCAATAAGCAAAAGAAGCAGCCACAGATAAAAGTAGCCGTACTTAAGCCCGAATTCAGGAATGTTCGGAAAATTCATGCCGTATAAGCTTGTTATAAACGTCATTGGGATAAATATCGTGGAAATTACCGTAAGGAGCTTCATTATCTCGTTCATCTTGTGGCTTACGCTTGAAAGATAGACGTCTACCTGGCCTGAGATTATGTCCCGGAAGGTCTCTATGACGTCCATTGCCTGTATTGTGTGGTCGTAGAGGTCCCGAAGGTAGGGTTTTGTGCTTTTCCTTATGATTTTTGAGTCTGTCTTTTCCATGCTGCTTACGACTTCCCTTAGAGGCCAGACTGATTTCCTGAGGTAAAGGAGCCCTTTTCTTATCTTCTGTATCTTGTTGATTGTTTCGGGGTGCGGCTTATTTATGGCTTCCTCCTCAATGTCCTCCACGTCTTCTCCCACCTTCTCGAGAACAGTGAAGTAATTGTCAACGATTGCGTCAAGGAGCGCGTAGGCAAGATAGTCTGACTTCATTTTCCTGATTTTTCCCTTGCCGCTTCGTATGCGGTTTCTTATCAGGTCGAAAACATCCCCCTCGCTTTCTTCGAAAGATATGACGAAGTTTTTTGCTATTACGAATGACACCTGCTCTACTCTCAGTTCCCCCCTGGAGTTATAGAAAATCATCTTGCAGACCGCAAACAGGTAGTCTTCATAGTCTTCCAGTTTCGGCCTCTGGTCGGTGTTGGCTATATCTTCAAGGACGAGCGGGTGGATGCCAAAGGTTTTTCCAAGCCGCTCGATAATCTCTGTTTCGTGAAGGCCGGTGACGTTTACCCAGGTTATGGTGTCGCTTTTGACATACTTTTCGCATTCTTCCGGTATTTTCACGAACCTATCATCGAAATAATTTTCATCGTAATCTATTACCTGAATCCTTACCTTCTCCGCTTTCTTTTTCCCGGTGTAAACTATCGTGCCTGGAGGGAGCCCCTGCGTTTTTCTCTCTCCAAATCCGAAGAGGTCTGGCATAATTAATATGGATTTCGGAAGTATTATCCTTGTAAGCCCTATTTCTTGCTCCCTTGGTTTTCTTTTTCCTCCTTTGGCTCTTTTATCGCCCAGTCAGTTTGGCTTACCCAGATGTTGATGGTGTCGTTTGTGCAGCCCATCTGAAGTTCCCCTTCGTTTTTGCCGGGCTTTATCTCAAGAATCTGGCTGCAAGAGCACCCATGGGTAAGGATTAGGTCAAGGTTGGTGCTGTCGAAGTGGTTGGGGTTAAGCTTTACAATTGCAACCCAGTAGCTTGTTCCCAGGCACAAGTCGCCTGAGCAGTCATTTACCGCATCGCAGTCAGCGTCCGTCTGGTCGCCGCAAATGGTTTCATCGGTTTCTCCGTCGCAGTTATTGTCCTTGCCGTCACAAAGTTCAGGAGCGAATGGGTAAACTGTGCTGTCATAGTTATCGCAGTCTCCGCAGCTTGGGGAGTAGCCGTCACTGTCAAGGTCGTCTTCTTCTGCGTAAGCCGTGCACTCCTCTCTCTGGCAAATGCAGGTCTCAATGCAGGAGTTCTCCCTGTCAGAATAGTCCCTGTAAATGTTATCGTAGCAGTTGTCAAGCCCGTCACACTCGGTTGCAGGACAGTGGTCATCAGTGTCGCACTCTGCCTCGCAAATTCCCTGGACACAATAGGTCTCTTCCGGAGGGCTTGGGCAGCTTACCTCGCAGTTGGTACAAGCGCATTCTTCCAGGCAGTAATTGCCGCAGGAATTTTCTACAGTGGTCGAGTCAAACTCCCGGTTCCCGTTATATTCAGTGAGTTTAAGGCCTGTGCAGTAGTCACCATAGGTTTCTGAACAAGAGTTTTCAGGACAGTGGTCATCAGTGTCGCACTCGGCCGTGCAAACGTCTTTTACGCAGTAAGTGTTGGTTTCAGGCGCAGGGCACTCGGCCGTGCATTCTGTGCAGGTGCAGTCTTCAAGGCAGGAATTGCCGCAGGAAGATTTAATCGTTGTTGAGCCCATAGCCCTATCCTCATCGTACTCGGTAAGCTTCTTTTCAGTGCAGTAGTCCTCGAAGGTTTCAGAGCAGGAAGTGTCGGGGCAGGAGTTCTCGGCGTCGCACTCGCCGCTGCACTTTTCCTTGCTGCATGTGCTTGTTACAGTCGAGTCGCCTGTTGTGCAGTGCCCGAGGTTGTATCCATCATCAACGCAGTGGCTTGAAAAAGCCGCCCGGTAGTCCCAGGTAAATATCCTGAATGGGTTTTCGCCTTCATAGTCGCAGGATTCAATGAGCCCAAAGCTGTTCCCCGAACAGTCTTGAGCGTTCCCCACAAGGCAGCCGTCTATTCCTGCGCAGGTCTCAAACCCGTCGCACCAAAGGCCGTTATCACAAAGAGCATCTCCGGATTCATCAATTTCCTCATTGCAGTCATTATCAAGCCCGTCGCATATTTCATCTGCCCCCGGGAACGAAACTGCGCTGTTGTCATTGCATTCACATACCGCCCCCCATCCGTCCCCATCAGAGTCTGTCTGGTCCGGGTTATATTCAGAAGGGCAGTTGTCACAGGCGTCCCCGATTCCATCGCTCTGGATGGTTCTGAGGGCTGACACTCTTATGTCGTCAAAATAGGCGTATTGCCCTGAAATTCTGGAATAATCCCATCCTCCAATCTTGAGCTTAAAATTACTGCCTGATGCCAGGGCGGCTGTTGAAAATTCATTTACCAGCACTTCGCTTTCCCAGTACTGCACGCTTGTTTTTGTAATTACCAGCTTGAAAGGTACATATGCTCTCGGAATAGGCCTTATTTCTTCGGGGTGGCTTGATGAGCTGGGAGAATAGATTATCCGGGAGCCCCAGGTCGCATAGCCCACCCCTACATAATTGCTTGTGTCAGAGTCAATCAGCCGGAAAAGCATTTCAGGAGTTGTTGCTGAGCTGCTAAAGGCCCACTTGCCTTCAACTGTAAGGGTGTCCCAGTCTTCAGCGTGAATGTTGCCTGAAACAAGATAGATGTGGTACGAAGAACTGCTTCCCTGGCCAAGAATACTAAAGGTTGCTTCCTGGTTTGTTTCCTGGTAAGTGCTGTCCCCCACAAGGTCCATCGTCCATTTGGAGGAGTCCAGGGTATTGTCATCAAAGTCGTCCTGGAAAAGAAGGTTGCTTCCGCTCCCTTCCGTGTCAGAGTCTTCCTGCCCCGGGTTTGCAGTTTGCGGGCAGTTGTCGCAAATGTCGCCGATTCCGTCACTGTCCGCGTCTTCCTGCCCGGGGTTTGAAGCAGTTGGGCAATTGTCACATACGTCTCCAACTCCATCCTCGTCGGAGTCCTCTTGGTAGGGATTGTTTGTTTCAGGGCAGTTATCGGCGTCAGCACACAATCCGTCATTATCGGAGTCTTCGCAGTAAATAGTGATGTTTACCTTGGCAGTTACCGCGTCTCCTCCGGCAGTTGAGTTATAATATGTAAAGAATTCGTAAGTTTTTCCCTGCTCGCCTGTTGGGATTACTGTCCAGTTCTGCTCGCAGGTATCGCTTTCCTGCATCCCGCCCAGGCATGATAAATCGGCAGGCGTCATGGGATTCTGGGTTGTTGTGTAGAATGGCTTTGAGCCCTCAGCCATAGGAACTACCCCTTTTTCAGAGCCGCCGGTGTAGTTTGTTTCTTCCCTAAGCCATATAAACCAGGCACCCGTTGATGGGTAAACACTCCCGCATTTTTTTTGGGTGTCATCTTCACCCCAGTCAGTACCGTCCTGCTGGTTATTGTCCATTCCCCGGTCATCGAAGTCAACGGTAAAGTCTCCATCATCGTTGCATATATCTTCCCCTTCAAAGTATCCAAAGTTCCACTGGTCGCCAAGCGGCCTTGTTTCTCCGGTAAGTATGTTTTTCCTGGCTGGCGGCGGTATAGTCTGTCCTGCCCCATTGTTATCCTCAAAGCACACTCCGGCGTCAGTGCTGGAGCGGGCTATCTCAGAGTACCAGCCAAGTTCGTAGAATGCAAGGTCAACTTCAAAGTTGCTGTCAGTTCTCCCTAGCTTGCATGAAAATCTTATGTCATCGCCAACCCCGGTAGCTATGGGAAGCATTCCATCCCACAAATACTCGTGCGCAGAGGCAGGGCTAAGCGTTGTAAGGTCACTATAATACGCTCCTCCCATGTCATTAAGCGTTGCGGTGTAAGTTGAGGCGACAAGCGTCCAGCCGCCCCCATCGGTTTCCATGTCGCAATAAACATTATAAGGGTATCCGCTTCCCGAAGGGTATATGGTGTAGATTCCGCTTGTCCGGGTCCCTTTCGCATAGAGCTGCTTGCATGAAACAGGGAAGGCCAAAGGGTCAAGCGTTGCAGTAACGTCTCCACAATTATTCCTGACGCAGTCTACGCCGGTGGTGAATGTGAAGGGCTGGTTTTGGTAAACAACCAGGTCTGAAGCCGGAGACACAAGGTAGGGCTCAAGGTTTTCGCATGCATCGCCAATTCCGTCTCCATCTGAATCTGCCTGGTTGGGGTTTGCATCATTAACGCAATTATCGCAGGAGTTTCCTATTCCATCACTGTCTGCATCCTGCTGGTTGGGGTTGGCAAGGGCAGGGCAATTATCGCAGGCGTTTCCAACGCCATCATTATCAGAATCTGCCTGGTCGGGGTTATAAGCGTAGTCACAGTTGTCGCAGGCATCACCGAGGCCGTCGTTATCCTGGTCCAGCTGGTCAGGGTTGGAGACCTCCCTGCAATTATCCATACTTCCGCATACGCCATCCTCGTCAGCGTCATTTAAAGGGTCGAATGGGCACGGGTCACAAACATCGCCCAGTTCATCTCCAGTAGTGCTTGTTGGAGGGGTAGCAATGCCAAGTGAAGTAATGGAAGCGAGTGTAGACACAAGCGTGAAGTGTCCGTCTCCATTATTGCGGTAATACCTAATCTGGCCGCTACTCCATGTAGTTATCACGACATCCTGATCGCCATCCTCATCAAAGTCGTAATTATCTATAGAGCCGTGGTTGTTTGTGTCAAACACCTGCCATTTATATGTAAATGCTCCAGCCCCGTTTCCGGTCCACAGGCCGTATTCCCCGCCAGAGCCGCCCGTAGCTATGACATCAGTATTTCCGTCATTGTTAAAGTCTGCAAGGGTTACACCGTAAGGATCACTGCTGACCCCGATGGTGTCGAAAAGCCAGAATGGGGATGAGAACCCACCTGCGCCATCACCGTAGTAGGCATAGATGTTTCCGCCGGAAGATTCTCCATAAACGAAATCCATGTTTCCGTCATTGTTGATGTCTCCGGAATCCTTTCCCCGACCGTAGTTTCCTGGAGCAGTTGAAGTAATTAGGGTGGTGGTGAACCCTCCTGCCCCGTTGCCCAGGAATAAATAGATATGCCGGTTATTCCCGCCGACTATAAAATCATAGTGCCCGTCATTATTGAAGTCTTCAGAGGCCATGCTCATTTCATAACCATTCAGATTTATCTGGCTGCCGACCTTTACGGGTGCCGAAAACACTCCGGGGCTGGTTTGGGCAACAAAATAGCACCAGTTGTCCACTCTGTTGCAGCCCACGAAGTCAAGGTCCCTGTCACCATCATAGTCGGCAATTGCCGCTGCGCCTCTAGAGTAACTGCCTAGGGTGCTTGCAATAAACGGAGATGCAAAGGTTCCGTCATTATTTGATTTTATATAATGGCGGTTTCCGAGTTCATCTCCTACGATAACAAAGGCGTCAAGCACGCCTCCATCGGCATTATTCTGGTCAGGATTGTAGGCGCTTACGCAGTTGTCACAAACATCCCCCACGCCGTCATTATCAGTATCTGCCTGATTGGAGTTAGCTAAATACCGGCAGTTGTCACATAAGTTCCCAATTCCGTCTCCATCAGTGTCTTCCTGCCCGGAGTTTGAAGCAATCGGGCAATTGTCGGCGTCAGCGCATAGCCCATCGCCATCTGTGTCATCACAGTAAATTGTAATATTCACTTTTTGGGTATTTCTGGTTGCCGCAAGTGGTGAAGAGTAGATTGTGTAAAACTCATAGGTTTTTCCCTGCTCGCCAGTTGGAATCACTGTCCATGATTGGGTGCATTCCTGCCCTTCCTGCATATTTTCAAGGCAGGACTCATCAGTTTTTGTCTGTGGGTTTGGGCTTGTCGTGTAAAACGGCTCGGCCCCAGTTACCGTTGAAATCAGTCCCTTGGAACTGCCGTAAAACGCGATTCCACCGATATAGCCATTGCTGCTTCCCGAGCCGTCATTGTACCATCTCTGGACGAACTTGTTGCTGGTGTCAGAGCTGTCGGTGTAACAAAGCACCTGGTCGCAGGTATAGGTGTCGGAAGCGAAGGCCCCGGTCGACCTGAACCTGACAATAAGCCCTCCGCCCTGGAAAGTGTAATCTTCTTCTATTGGAAAGCACAACTCCCAGGTGCCGCAGGAAGTGTCTCCCCTTAAGCTTGGCGTTGCCAGCTCGTCATACACGATTTGCCGGTATCCGTCTGCATCGCATGAAGTTCCGCCGTTTGAGCTTGTGTGGCATAGCCAAATGTCCATGGAGATATCTGCATCATTTGGCCGCCCGAGGTCAAAGCAGGCGTAGTCTCCAGAGTTTACCTCAAACGGCTCTATATTTTTGTAAACAAAGCCCTTGTACGTACCATATGAGCCTCCCGCGCCAAAAGGGATGCAGTTGCCTATGCCCTTGGTTTGGGCGGGAATTGCACCTCCGATAAACTCCGTGTCTTCAACAGGGTCAAGCGCTGCTGCCACATCTCCGCAAGTCCCTTGCACACAGGTAACTTTTGACGTAAAAGTGAATGGCTCGTTTTGGCTTACCACAGTTTCTGAGACTGGCTCAACGAGTTCGGCTTGAAGCGTTGCCTGTTGTGCCGTAGCGATGCCTAAAGGGACAAGAACCAGAGAGAGAAATATTAGGGTTTTTACGAATAAGCCAAATTTTTCGAGTGCCATATAGTTATAATCCGTAGGCAATAATAAAAGTTTCACTGGAGCATACAATTGTAATGCTTCTGTAACTTTATCGAAGCCATGCAGATCGCTGGAATGGGGGTTTTTGGGGATTATTATAGGCAGTTCCCTGCTGTTACTATAAATAGTGTCTTATGCGCCTGATAATATATCTTCAAATTTTCAGGGGATAATGGTTTATGGCTGAAAAGGATTATTACAAGATTCTGGGCGTCGAGAAAAGCGCTTCCAGTGATGACATAAAGCGGGCTTTCAAGAAGCTTGCCAGAAAGCACCACCCCGATGTCGCGGGAAAG
This genomic interval carries:
- the corA gene encoding magnesium/cobalt transporter CorA; protein product: MPDLFGFGERKTQGLPPGTIVYTGKKKAEKVRIQVIDYDENYFDDRFVKIPEECEKYVKSDTITWVNVTGLHETEIIERLGKTFGIHPLVLEDIANTDQRPKLEDYEDYLFAVCKMIFYNSRGELRVEQVSFVIAKNFVISFEESEGDVFDLIRNRIRSGKGKIRKMKSDYLAYALLDAIVDNYFTVLEKVGEDVEDIEEEAINKPHPETINKIQKIRKGLLYLRKSVWPLREVVSSMEKTDSKIIRKSTKPYLRDLYDHTIQAMDVIETFRDIISGQVDVYLSSVSHKMNEIMKLLTVISTIFIPMTFITSLYGMNFPNIPEFGLKYGYFYLWLLLLLIAGTMIAYFRRRGWI